In Lemur catta isolate mLemCat1 chromosome 1, mLemCat1.pri, whole genome shotgun sequence, one DNA window encodes the following:
- the SLC44A2 gene encoding choline transporter-like protein 2 isoform X3, which translates to MGAERQHYYGKLGTPQKYDPTFKGPIYNRGCTDVICCVFLLLAIVGYVAVGIIAWTHGDPRKVIYPTDSRGEFCGQKGTKNANKPYLFYFNIVKCASPLVLLEFQCPTPQICVEKCPNRYLTYLNARNSRDFEYYKQFCVPGFQNNKGVAEVLRDGDCPAVLIPSKPLARRCFPAIHAHKGVLMVGNETTYEDGHGSRKNITELVEGAKKANGVLEARQLAMRIFEDYTVSWYWIVIGLVIAMVMSLLFIILLRFLAGIMVWVMIVMVILVLGYGIFHCYMEYSRLRGEAGSDVSLADLGFQTDLRVYLHLRQTWMAFMIILSILEVIIVLLLIFLRKRILIAIALIKEASRAVGYVMCSMLYPLVTFFLLCLCIAYWACTAVFLSTSNEAVYKIFDDVACPLTGKTCNPETFPSANESRLCPNARCQFAFYGGESGYHRALLGLQIFNAFMFFWLANFVLALGQVTLAGAFASYYWALRKPDDLPAFPLFSAFGRALRYHTGSLAFGALILAIVQIIRVILEYLDQRLKAAENKFAKFLMTCLKCCFWCLEKFIKFLNRNAYIMIAIYGTNFCTSARNAFFLLMRNIIRVAVLDKVTDFLFLLGKLLIVGSVGILAFFFFTHRIRIVQDTAPPLNYYWVPILTVIIGSYLIAHGFFSVYGMCVDTLFLCFLEDLERNDGSAERPYFMSSTLKKLLNKTNKKLAES; encoded by the exons ATGGGGGCCGAGCGGCAACATTACTACGGGAAGCTCG GAACGCCACAGAAGTATGACCCCACCTTCAAAGGACCCATTTACAACAG gggCTGCACGGATGTCATCTGCTGTGTGTTTCTCCTCCTGGCCATTGTGGGCTATGTGGCTGTGGGCATCATAG CCTGGACCCATGGGGACCCTCGAAAAGTGATCTACCCCACTGATAGTCGAGGCGAGTTCTGCGGGCAGAAGGGCACGAAAAATGC GAACAAACCCTAcctattttatttcaacattgtGAAGTGTGCCAGCCCCCTGGTCCTGCTGGAATTCCAGTGTCCCACCCCACAG ATCTGTGTGGAGAAATGCCCCAACCGCTACCTCACCTACCTGAATGCTCGCAACTCCCGGGACTTTGAGTACTATAAGCAGTTCTGTGTTCCTGGCTTCCAGAACAATAAG GGTGTGGCCGAGGTGCTTCGCGATGGCGACTGCCCCGCTGTCCTCATCCCCAGCAAACCCT TGGCCCGGCGATGCTTCCCGGCCATCCACGCCCACAAGGGCGTCCTTATGGTAGGCAACGAGACGACATATGAGGATGGGCACGGCTCTCGGAAGAATATCACAGAACTGGTGGAGGGGGCTAA gaAAGCTAATGGGGTCCTGGAGGCACGACAGCTGGCCATGCGGATATTTGAAGATTACACCGTCTCTTGGTACTGGATTGTCAT AGGCCTGGTCATCGCCATGGTGATGAGCCTCCTGTTCATCATCCTGCTCCGCTTCCTGGCTGGCATTATGGTCTGGGTGATGATCGTCATGGTGATTCTGGTCCTGGGCTACG GAATATTTCACTGCTACATGGAGTACTCCCGACTGCGCGGTGAGGCTGGCTCTGATGTCTCCCTAGCGGACCTTGGCTTTCAGACAGATCTCCGGGTATACCTGCACTTACGGCAGACCTGGATGGCCTTCA TGATCATTCTGAGTATCCTTGAAGTTATTATCGTCTTGCTGCTCATCTTTCTCCGGAAGAGAATTCTCATCGCTATTGCACTTATCAAAGAAGCCAGCAG GGCTGTGGGATACGTCATGTGTTCCATGTTGTACCCACTGGTCACCTTCTTCCTGCTGTGCCTCTGCATTGCATACTGGGCCTGCACTGCTGT CTTCCTGTCCACTTCCAACGAAGCCGTCTATAAGATCTTTGATGATGTCGCCTGCCCACTTACTGGGAAAACCTGTAACCCAGAG ACCTTCCCCTCCGCCAATGAATCCCGCCTGTGCCCCAATGCCCGCTGCCAGTTCGCCTTCTATGGCGGTGAGTCTGGCTACCACCGGGCGCTGCTGGGCTTGCAGATCTTCAATGCCTTCATGTTCTTCTGGCTGGCCAACTTTGTGCTGGCGCTGGGCCAGGTCACGCTGGCCGGGGCCTTTGCCTCCTACTACTGGGCCCTACGCAAGCCAGACGACCTGCCCGCCTTCCCACTCTTCTCTGCCTTTGGCCGGGCGCTCAG GTACCACACAGGCTCCCTGGCATTCGGCGCCCTCATCCTGGCCATCGTGCAGATCATCCGAGTGATTCTCGAATACCTGGATCAGCGCCTAAAAG ctGCGGAGAACAAGTTTGCTAAGTTTCTCATGACCTGTCTCAAATGCTGTTTCTGGTGCCTGGAGAAATTCATCAAATTCCTTAACAGGAATGCCTACATCATG ATTGCCATCTATGGCACCAACTTCTGCACCTCGGCCAGGAACGCCTTCTTCTTGCTCATGAGAAATATTATCAG AGTGGCCGTCCTGGACAAAGTTACCGACTTCCTCTTCCTGTTGGGCAAACTTCTGATCGTGGGTAGTGTGG gGATCCTAGCTTTCTTCTTCTTCACGCACCGTATCAGAATTGTGCAGGATACAGCACCTCCTCTCAATTACTACTGGGTCCCTATACTG
- the SLC44A2 gene encoding choline transporter-like protein 2 isoform X1, which produces MGAERQHYYGKLGTPQKYDPTFKGPIYNRGCTDVICCVFLLLAIVGYVAVGIIAWTHGDPRKVIYPTDSRGEFCGQKGTKNANKPYLFYFNIVKCASPLVLLEFQCPTPQICVEKCPNRYLTYLNARNSRDFEYYKQFCVPGFQNNKGVAEVLRDGDCPAVLIPSKPLARRCFPAIHAHKGVLMVGNETTYEDGHGSRKNITELVEGAKKANGVLEARQLAMRIFEDYTVSWYWIVIGLVIAMVMSLLFIILLRFLAGIMVWVMIVMVILVLGYGIFHCYMEYSRLRGEAGSDVSLADLGFQTDLRVYLHLRQTWMAFMIILSILEVIIVLLLIFLRKRILIAIALIKEASRAVGYVMCSMLYPLVTFFLLCLCIAYWACTAVFLSTSNEAVYKIFDDVACPLTGKTCNPETFPSANESRLCPNARCQFAFYGGESGYHRALLGLQIFNAFMFFWLANFVLALGQVTLAGAFASYYWALRKPDDLPAFPLFSAFGRALRYHTGSLAFGALILAIVQIIRVILEYLDQRLKAAENKFAKFLMTCLKCCFWCLEKFIKFLNRNAYIMIAIYGTNFCTSARNAFFLLMRNIIRVAVLDKVTDFLFLLGKLLIVGSVGILAFFFFTHRIRIVQDTAPPLNYYWVPILTVIIGSYLIAHGFFSVYGMCVDTLFLCFCEDLERNDGSQERPYFMSPELRDILLKGSAEEGKREEVEE; this is translated from the exons ATGGGGGCCGAGCGGCAACATTACTACGGGAAGCTCG GAACGCCACAGAAGTATGACCCCACCTTCAAAGGACCCATTTACAACAG gggCTGCACGGATGTCATCTGCTGTGTGTTTCTCCTCCTGGCCATTGTGGGCTATGTGGCTGTGGGCATCATAG CCTGGACCCATGGGGACCCTCGAAAAGTGATCTACCCCACTGATAGTCGAGGCGAGTTCTGCGGGCAGAAGGGCACGAAAAATGC GAACAAACCCTAcctattttatttcaacattgtGAAGTGTGCCAGCCCCCTGGTCCTGCTGGAATTCCAGTGTCCCACCCCACAG ATCTGTGTGGAGAAATGCCCCAACCGCTACCTCACCTACCTGAATGCTCGCAACTCCCGGGACTTTGAGTACTATAAGCAGTTCTGTGTTCCTGGCTTCCAGAACAATAAG GGTGTGGCCGAGGTGCTTCGCGATGGCGACTGCCCCGCTGTCCTCATCCCCAGCAAACCCT TGGCCCGGCGATGCTTCCCGGCCATCCACGCCCACAAGGGCGTCCTTATGGTAGGCAACGAGACGACATATGAGGATGGGCACGGCTCTCGGAAGAATATCACAGAACTGGTGGAGGGGGCTAA gaAAGCTAATGGGGTCCTGGAGGCACGACAGCTGGCCATGCGGATATTTGAAGATTACACCGTCTCTTGGTACTGGATTGTCAT AGGCCTGGTCATCGCCATGGTGATGAGCCTCCTGTTCATCATCCTGCTCCGCTTCCTGGCTGGCATTATGGTCTGGGTGATGATCGTCATGGTGATTCTGGTCCTGGGCTACG GAATATTTCACTGCTACATGGAGTACTCCCGACTGCGCGGTGAGGCTGGCTCTGATGTCTCCCTAGCGGACCTTGGCTTTCAGACAGATCTCCGGGTATACCTGCACTTACGGCAGACCTGGATGGCCTTCA TGATCATTCTGAGTATCCTTGAAGTTATTATCGTCTTGCTGCTCATCTTTCTCCGGAAGAGAATTCTCATCGCTATTGCACTTATCAAAGAAGCCAGCAG GGCTGTGGGATACGTCATGTGTTCCATGTTGTACCCACTGGTCACCTTCTTCCTGCTGTGCCTCTGCATTGCATACTGGGCCTGCACTGCTGT CTTCCTGTCCACTTCCAACGAAGCCGTCTATAAGATCTTTGATGATGTCGCCTGCCCACTTACTGGGAAAACCTGTAACCCAGAG ACCTTCCCCTCCGCCAATGAATCCCGCCTGTGCCCCAATGCCCGCTGCCAGTTCGCCTTCTATGGCGGTGAGTCTGGCTACCACCGGGCGCTGCTGGGCTTGCAGATCTTCAATGCCTTCATGTTCTTCTGGCTGGCCAACTTTGTGCTGGCGCTGGGCCAGGTCACGCTGGCCGGGGCCTTTGCCTCCTACTACTGGGCCCTACGCAAGCCAGACGACCTGCCCGCCTTCCCACTCTTCTCTGCCTTTGGCCGGGCGCTCAG GTACCACACAGGCTCCCTGGCATTCGGCGCCCTCATCCTGGCCATCGTGCAGATCATCCGAGTGATTCTCGAATACCTGGATCAGCGCCTAAAAG ctGCGGAGAACAAGTTTGCTAAGTTTCTCATGACCTGTCTCAAATGCTGTTTCTGGTGCCTGGAGAAATTCATCAAATTCCTTAACAGGAATGCCTACATCATG ATTGCCATCTATGGCACCAACTTCTGCACCTCGGCCAGGAACGCCTTCTTCTTGCTCATGAGAAATATTATCAG AGTGGCCGTCCTGGACAAAGTTACCGACTTCCTCTTCCTGTTGGGCAAACTTCTGATCGTGGGTAGTGTGG gGATCCTAGCTTTCTTCTTCTTCACGCACCGTATCAGAATTGTGCAGGATACAGCACCTCCTCTCAATTACTACTGGGTCCCTATACTG